In one Pseudarthrobacter oxydans genomic region, the following are encoded:
- a CDS encoding acetyl-CoA C-acyltransferase, with amino-acid sequence MAATAGPQAFLVGGVRTPVGRYGGALSSVRPDDLAALVLREAVARAGLDPDSIDEVILGNANGAGEENRNVARMATLLAGLPLHIPGITVNRLCASGLSAIIQASHMIKAGAADIVIAGGVESMSRAPWVQEKPTAAFAKPGQIFDTSIGWRFTNPLFHKGGLSRDGKMTYSMPETAEEVARVDNISREDADAFAVRSHQRALDAIAAGRFKDEIVPVTVRTRKSENVVDTDEGPREGTTLDVLAGLKPVTHGGSVVTAGNSSSLNDGASAIIVASEAAIERLGLTPRARIIDGASAGCEPEIMGIGPVPATQKVLKRSGLSVGDLAAVELNEAFATQSLACIRRLGLEQDIVNNDGGAIALGHPLGSSGARIAITLLGRMEREDARIGLATMCIGVGQGTAMLLEKV; translated from the coding sequence ATGGCTGCAACCGCAGGTCCGCAGGCTTTCCTTGTTGGCGGGGTCCGAACGCCGGTGGGCAGATACGGCGGGGCGCTCTCGTCGGTCCGCCCCGACGACCTGGCGGCACTGGTTCTCCGGGAGGCGGTGGCCCGGGCGGGACTGGATCCGGACAGCATTGACGAGGTCATCCTGGGCAACGCCAACGGGGCCGGCGAAGAGAACCGCAACGTGGCCCGCATGGCAACCCTGCTGGCCGGACTTCCCCTCCACATCCCCGGGATCACAGTGAACCGGCTCTGCGCCTCCGGCCTGAGCGCCATCATCCAGGCTAGCCACATGATCAAGGCCGGAGCCGCGGATATCGTGATCGCCGGCGGCGTGGAATCGATGAGCCGGGCGCCGTGGGTCCAGGAAAAGCCCACCGCCGCCTTCGCGAAGCCCGGGCAGATTTTCGACACCTCCATCGGCTGGCGCTTCACCAACCCGCTGTTCCACAAGGGCGGGCTGTCCCGGGACGGCAAGATGACCTACTCCATGCCGGAGACTGCCGAAGAGGTGGCCCGTGTGGACAACATTTCCCGTGAGGACGCCGACGCCTTCGCCGTCCGCTCCCACCAGCGGGCCCTGGACGCCATCGCAGCCGGGCGGTTCAAGGACGAAATCGTTCCCGTCACCGTCAGGACCCGCAAGTCCGAGAACGTCGTGGACACCGATGAAGGGCCCCGTGAGGGCACCACCCTGGACGTCCTCGCAGGACTGAAACCGGTAACCCACGGCGGATCCGTGGTCACTGCAGGCAACTCCTCCTCCCTCAACGACGGCGCCTCAGCGATCATCGTCGCCTCGGAAGCAGCCATCGAGCGGCTGGGCCTGACGCCCCGCGCGCGGATCATCGACGGCGCCTCCGCAGGCTGTGAACCCGAGATCATGGGCATCGGCCCGGTGCCGGCCACGCAGAAGGTCCTCAAGCGCAGCGGACTCAGCGTAGGCGACCTTGCCGCCGTCGAACTTAACGAGGCCTTTGCCACGCAGTCCCTTGCCTGCATCCGGCGCCTTGGCCTGGAACAGGACATTGTGAACAACGACGGCGGCGCGATCGCCCTGGGGCACCCGCTCGGTTCCAGCGGGGCACGGATCGCCATCACCCTGCTGGGGCGCATGGAGCGCGAGGACGCCAGGATCGGCCTGGCCACCATGTGCATCGGCGTGGGCCAGGGCACTGCGATGCTGCTGGAGAAGGTCTGA
- a CDS encoding pentapeptide repeat-containing protein: MAARIPRKGGPDAAAPRLTPVRLENLTDIAVPAFRRGGRYDGERYSRVAADGLELGGTDFAGCEFRGASFNEAQLRGSTFRDCILAELYAPVFRAARSTWREVEIRNPRLGSAELHESGWQSVHIDGGKLDFLNVRGAKLTDVLITGCIINELDLGSAAATRVALKDCTIGSLDVSGARLKDFDVRGTEFRSISGLGSVAGMVIDEYQLGLLAPLLAAHLGLTVR; encoded by the coding sequence GTGGCCGCGCGCATCCCGCGGAAGGGCGGCCCCGACGCGGCTGCGCCGCGGCTCACTCCCGTGCGGCTCGAGAACCTCACGGACATCGCCGTGCCGGCCTTCCGGCGCGGCGGGAGGTACGACGGCGAGCGGTACAGCCGCGTGGCTGCCGATGGGCTGGAGCTGGGCGGCACCGACTTCGCCGGATGCGAGTTCCGGGGCGCGTCCTTCAATGAGGCGCAGCTCCGCGGCTCCACCTTCCGTGACTGCATCCTCGCGGAGCTGTACGCCCCGGTTTTCCGGGCGGCGCGGTCAACCTGGCGGGAGGTGGAGATCCGCAATCCCCGGCTGGGGTCCGCCGAACTGCATGAGAGCGGCTGGCAGTCGGTCCACATCGACGGCGGCAAGCTGGATTTCCTCAACGTGCGGGGCGCAAAGCTCACGGACGTCCTGATCACCGGCTGCATCATCAACGAGCTGGACCTGGGCTCGGCCGCCGCAACCCGGGTGGCGCTGAAGGACTGCACCATCGGATCCCTGGATGTCAGCGGGGCCAGGCTGAAGGACTTTGACGTTCGCGGCACGGAATTCCGGAGCATCAGCGGACTCGGCAGCGTGGCCGGCATGGTCATAGATGAGTACCAGCTGGGCCTCCTCGCGCCGCTGCTGGCAGCCCATCTGGGCCTCACTGTCCGCTAG
- a CDS encoding DUF6480 family protein — MSGTNPDPEDDKITGLEPGGGVPPGETPPGEGSVAGTQEPRQKGSGKGQQVFWLGAIGAGVLLFLLYFIGYIVGLFD, encoded by the coding sequence GTGTCAGGAACCAATCCGGACCCGGAGGACGACAAGATCACAGGCCTGGAGCCCGGCGGTGGCGTGCCGCCGGGCGAAACGCCTCCCGGTGAAGGGTCGGTGGCAGGCACCCAGGAGCCCCGGCAGAAGGGGTCCGGGAAGGGACAGCAGGTCTTCTGGCTTGGAGCCATCGGAGCCGGCGTGCTGCTGTTCCTCCTGTACTTCATCGGCTATATCGTCGGGCTTTTCGACTAA
- a CDS encoding amino acid permease produces the protein MPQITPTDLENRTAPSVAVDPTLSAEGYSKTLGRRHVTMIAMGGAIGVGLFMGAGGRLASTGPALIFSYAIAGVIAYLLMRALGELIMYRQTSGSFVSYAGEMFGKKGAFLSGWMYFINWGMTGIAELIAIGLYFQFFFPNVPVEASAIAALAILVAVNLLSVKAFGEFEFWASCLKVGAILIFLAVGTFMVVTNARVGDGNASVANLFAAEGGMFPKGALVMVLVLNAVIFAYNGIELVGITAGEMQDPEREVPKAIRAVVLRIVVFYVGSVTLLAMLLPSDQYVAGTSPFVTVFGQMGLAWVGDVMNMIVITAALSSCNSGLYSIGRVFRTMANNGHAPQWLTKMSKRHVPYAAILAIAAFYAVGILLNIWLGGSHAFDLALNTASIGVIFCWGSIFASQIVLRRRKGVTSGLPMPGSPWTSWAGLVGLLAITVLIGFDTMTSKSGEVFYLGLWTLATIPFFAVVLWLGWQKVKNNEPKSALYS, from the coding sequence GTGCCTCAAATTACCCCCACAGATCTCGAGAACCGTACGGCCCCATCCGTCGCCGTCGACCCCACCCTCAGCGCCGAGGGCTACAGCAAGACCCTGGGCCGGCGCCATGTCACCATGATCGCCATGGGCGGCGCCATCGGCGTCGGCCTCTTCATGGGTGCCGGCGGCCGGCTGGCCTCCACCGGCCCGGCCCTGATCTTCTCCTACGCCATCGCGGGCGTCATCGCCTACCTGCTCATGCGGGCCCTGGGCGAACTCATCATGTACCGCCAGACCTCCGGCTCCTTCGTGAGCTACGCCGGCGAAATGTTCGGCAAGAAGGGCGCGTTCCTGTCCGGCTGGATGTACTTCATCAACTGGGGCATGACCGGCATCGCCGAACTGATTGCCATCGGCCTGTACTTCCAGTTCTTCTTCCCCAATGTCCCCGTGGAAGCCTCGGCCATCGCCGCCCTGGCCATCCTGGTGGCAGTGAACCTGCTCAGCGTCAAGGCGTTCGGCGAGTTCGAATTCTGGGCCTCCTGCCTCAAGGTGGGCGCCATCCTGATCTTCCTGGCGGTGGGCACCTTCATGGTGGTCACCAACGCCCGGGTGGGCGACGGCAACGCCTCGGTTGCCAACCTCTTCGCGGCCGAAGGCGGCATGTTCCCCAAGGGCGCCCTGGTGATGGTCCTGGTGCTCAACGCCGTCATCTTCGCCTACAACGGCATCGAACTGGTGGGCATCACCGCCGGTGAAATGCAGGATCCGGAACGCGAAGTGCCCAAGGCGATCCGCGCCGTCGTCCTCCGCATTGTGGTGTTCTACGTCGGTTCCGTGACCCTGCTCGCCATGCTGCTGCCGTCCGACCAGTACGTTGCCGGAACGTCCCCGTTCGTCACCGTCTTCGGCCAGATGGGCCTCGCCTGGGTGGGCGACGTGATGAACATGATCGTCATCACCGCCGCGCTGTCCTCCTGCAACTCCGGCCTGTACTCGATCGGCCGCGTGTTCCGCACCATGGCCAACAACGGCCACGCCCCGCAGTGGCTCACCAAGATGTCCAAGCGGCACGTCCCGTACGCGGCCATCCTGGCCATCGCTGCCTTCTACGCGGTAGGCATCCTGCTGAACATCTGGCTGGGCGGATCGCACGCGTTCGACCTCGCCCTCAACACCGCCTCCATCGGCGTGATCTTCTGCTGGGGCTCCATCTTCGCCAGCCAGATCGTGCTGCGCCGCCGCAAGGGCGTCACCTCCGGCCTGCCGATGCCCGGTTCGCCGTGGACCAGCTGGGCCGGACTGGTGGGCCTGCTGGCCATCACCGTCCTGATCGGCTTCGACACCATGACCAGCAAGAGCGGTGAGGTGTTCTACCTGGGCCTCTGGACCCTGGCCACCATCCCGTTCTTCGCCGTGGTCCTGTGGCTGGGCTGGCAGAAGGTCAAGAACAACGAGCCGAAGAGCGCGCTCTACAGCTAA
- a CDS encoding enoyl-CoA hydratase/isomerase family protein, protein MPAAVDLAAEKFHALLVEERGDRVVVLLNRPEVRNAIDQQMVDELHVVCTALEQNPKVLIIAGVDGVFASGADIGQLRERRRDDALQGINSTIFVRIAKLPMPVIAALDGYCLGGGAELAYAADFRIGTPGVRIGNPETGLGILAAAGASWRLKELVGEPVAKQILLAGRILGADEALAVNLITEVHEPAGLLDAAHNLADRIGRQDPLAVRITKSVFHAPAEAHPLIDQLAQGILFESEAKFDRMQAFLDKNAAKKARKTDKNAAGSAAAETGEKN, encoded by the coding sequence ATGCCCGCGGCTGTGGACCTGGCCGCGGAGAAGTTCCACGCCCTCCTGGTGGAGGAACGCGGCGACCGGGTGGTGGTGCTGCTCAACCGGCCCGAGGTGCGCAACGCCATCGACCAGCAGATGGTGGACGAGCTGCATGTGGTCTGCACGGCGCTGGAACAGAACCCCAAGGTGCTGATCATTGCCGGCGTGGACGGGGTGTTTGCCTCCGGCGCGGACATCGGCCAGCTGCGCGAGCGGCGCCGGGACGATGCCCTGCAGGGCATCAACTCCACCATCTTCGTCCGGATCGCCAAGCTGCCCATGCCGGTCATCGCGGCACTTGACGGCTACTGCCTGGGTGGCGGGGCGGAACTCGCGTACGCCGCCGACTTCCGGATCGGAACCCCCGGTGTCCGCATCGGCAACCCCGAAACCGGGCTGGGAATCCTCGCCGCTGCCGGCGCCAGCTGGCGGCTGAAGGAACTGGTGGGCGAACCGGTGGCTAAGCAGATCCTCCTGGCCGGCAGGATCCTGGGCGCCGACGAAGCCCTGGCCGTGAACCTCATTACCGAGGTCCACGAGCCGGCGGGGCTCCTGGACGCCGCGCACAACCTGGCGGACAGGATCGGGCGGCAGGATCCGCTGGCCGTGCGCATCACCAAGTCCGTGTTCCACGCCCCTGCGGAAGCACACCCCCTGATCGACCAGCTGGCCCAGGGCATCCTCTTCGAATCCGAGGCCAAGTTCGACCGGATGCAGGCGTTCCTGGACAAGAACGCAGCCAAGAAGGCCCGGAAGACCGACAAGAACGCAGCCGGGAGCGCCGCTGCCGAGACCGGAGAAAAGAACTGA
- a CDS encoding CsbD family protein — MGLGDKISNAAEDMGGKAKEAAGNATDNDRLKAEGQADQVKADAKKVGESVKDEFKRD, encoded by the coding sequence ATGGGCCTCGGAGACAAGATCAGTAACGCAGCGGAAGACATGGGCGGCAAGGCCAAGGAAGCGGCCGGCAACGCCACCGACAATGACCGCCTGAAGGCTGAAGGCCAGGCGGACCAGGTCAAGGCTGACGCCAAGAAGGTCGGCGAAAGCGTCAAGGACGAGTTCAAGCGCGACTAG
- a CDS encoding GNAT family protein, with the protein MTFLEPLTLTGRYVTLEPLSGDHHDGLVDAARDGELWRLWYTSVPSPEQMAGEIERRLALQEQGSMLPFTTRLTDPATGSPGRIIGMTTYMNIDAGTPRVEIGSTWNAASVHGTGTNPESKLLLLRHAFEAVGCPAVEFRTHWLNHQSREAIARLGAKQDGVLRSHSRTRDGLLRDTVVYSILEHEWPMVRAGLEYRLARRGQGLG; encoded by the coding sequence GTGACTTTCCTGGAACCCCTTACCCTCACTGGCAGGTATGTAACCCTGGAACCCTTGTCCGGGGATCACCACGACGGCCTGGTGGACGCGGCCCGGGACGGTGAGCTGTGGCGGCTCTGGTACACCTCGGTGCCGTCGCCGGAGCAGATGGCCGGGGAGATCGAGCGGCGGCTCGCCCTGCAGGAGCAGGGCTCCATGCTGCCCTTCACCACCCGGCTGACCGATCCGGCCACCGGAAGCCCCGGGCGGATCATCGGCATGACCACCTACATGAATATCGACGCCGGTACTCCCCGCGTGGAGATCGGCTCCACCTGGAACGCCGCGTCCGTCCACGGCACCGGCACGAACCCCGAGTCCAAGCTGTTGCTCCTGCGGCACGCGTTCGAGGCTGTTGGCTGCCCTGCCGTGGAGTTCCGGACGCACTGGCTCAACCACCAGTCGCGGGAGGCCATCGCCCGGCTCGGGGCCAAGCAGGACGGCGTGCTCCGCAGCCATTCCCGGACCCGCGACGGGCTTCTCCGTGACACGGTGGTGTACTCCATCCTGGAGCACGAATGGCCCATGGTCCGGGCCGGCCTCGAGTACAGGCTGGCCCGGCGTGGGCAGGGGCTTGGCTGA
- a CDS encoding Rieske (2Fe-2S) protein yields MSSTGTHANAHVLGPVDQIPLGEGRAFGVGGEQVAVFRLRDGSLRAVSGVCTHRGGPVADGTVDRQVVICPLHQHAFDLTSGCSTTGAEPLRTYRISLDGEQNMVLETAAV; encoded by the coding sequence ATGAGCAGCACCGGAACACATGCCAACGCCCACGTCCTGGGCCCGGTGGACCAGATTCCGCTGGGCGAGGGGCGGGCCTTCGGGGTCGGCGGCGAGCAGGTGGCCGTCTTCCGGCTGCGGGACGGTTCACTGCGGGCGGTCTCCGGCGTCTGTACCCACCGCGGCGGGCCGGTTGCGGACGGCACCGTGGACCGGCAGGTGGTCATTTGTCCGCTGCACCAGCACGCTTTTGACCTCACCTCCGGATGCTCCACTACCGGTGCGGAACCCCTGCGGACCTACCGGATTTCGCTGGACGGGGAGCAGAATATGGTGCTTGAGACGGCCGCTGTGTAG
- a CDS encoding SRPBCC family protein — MDHSLSLTQHIQAPPEKVWSVITDIPGSAATLSGVDSIQLLTDGPYGEGTRWKETRKMLGKAETVEMWVAEAERNRSTTVKAVQGGADYTTRFTLAPRDGGTDLTLTFGAEVIKPTLASRIMMLLFGRMGMAATRKALAKDLTEIAAKAETL; from the coding sequence ATGGACCACAGCCTCAGCCTCACCCAGCACATCCAGGCGCCACCCGAGAAAGTCTGGTCCGTCATCACGGACATCCCGGGCTCCGCGGCCACCCTCTCCGGAGTGGACTCGATCCAGCTCCTGACAGATGGCCCCTACGGTGAGGGGACCCGCTGGAAGGAGACCCGGAAGATGCTGGGCAAAGCGGAAACGGTGGAGATGTGGGTGGCCGAGGCTGAGCGGAACCGCAGCACCACCGTCAAGGCAGTCCAGGGCGGCGCGGACTACACCACGCGGTTCACCCTGGCCCCGCGCGACGGCGGAACGGACCTCACCCTCACCTTCGGGGCCGAGGTCATCAAGCCCACCCTGGCCAGCAGGATCATGATGCTGCTGTTCGGCAGGATGGGCATGGCTGCCACCCGCAAAGCCCTGGCCAAGGACCTCACGGAAATAGCGGCGAAGGCGGAAACGCTGTAG
- a CDS encoding DNA polymerase IV codes for MLHVDLDQFIAAVEVLRRPELAGKAVIVGGRGDPTERAVVSTASYEARAYGVGSGMPLRIAARKVPDAVILPVDHEAYLEASEQVMAVLRSQPGATVQVLGWDEAFVGVQTDDPDAYARQLQQAVLGATRLHCSVGIGDTLLRAKVATTFGKPAGVFRLTAGNWLDVMGSRPTIELWGVGTKVSQRLAKLGIRTVAELAASNPDDLVPEFGPKMGPWYAQLGRGDGGRTVDDTPWVARGHSRETTFQRDLTGPGQIDGAVRELAAHVLEDVAAEGRPVVGLTLKVRYAPFITKTYARKIPETSDPAEVLARVLDLVAKIEPGRPIRLLGLRAEMTMPDDSRQGHTPTRSGW; via the coding sequence GTGCTGCATGTGGACCTTGACCAGTTCATCGCGGCCGTCGAAGTGCTCCGCCGGCCCGAGCTTGCGGGCAAGGCGGTGATTGTCGGCGGCCGCGGCGATCCCACCGAACGGGCGGTCGTGTCCACGGCATCCTACGAAGCCAGGGCGTACGGCGTCGGCTCGGGGATGCCGCTGCGCATCGCCGCGCGGAAAGTGCCCGATGCCGTCATCCTGCCGGTCGACCATGAAGCCTACCTGGAGGCGTCCGAACAGGTCATGGCGGTGCTGCGCTCGCAGCCGGGCGCTACCGTCCAGGTGCTCGGCTGGGACGAGGCGTTTGTTGGCGTGCAGACGGATGATCCGGACGCCTACGCCCGGCAACTGCAGCAGGCCGTGCTCGGGGCGACCCGGCTGCACTGCAGCGTGGGTATCGGCGACACCCTTCTCCGCGCCAAGGTGGCGACGACGTTCGGCAAGCCGGCCGGCGTCTTCCGGCTCACGGCAGGCAATTGGCTGGACGTCATGGGGAGCCGGCCCACCATCGAGCTGTGGGGCGTGGGAACGAAAGTGTCCCAGCGGCTCGCCAAGCTTGGCATCCGGACGGTGGCCGAGCTGGCAGCGTCCAACCCTGACGACCTTGTCCCCGAGTTCGGCCCGAAGATGGGTCCCTGGTATGCGCAGCTGGGCCGCGGCGACGGCGGACGGACAGTTGATGACACACCCTGGGTGGCGCGCGGGCACAGCCGTGAAACCACCTTCCAGCGCGACCTGACCGGGCCGGGGCAGATTGACGGTGCCGTCAGGGAGCTGGCGGCGCACGTGCTGGAGGATGTCGCGGCAGAGGGCCGGCCGGTGGTCGGGCTGACGCTCAAGGTCCGCTATGCACCGTTCATCACCAAGACGTATGCCCGGAAGATCCCCGAGACCTCGGACCCGGCGGAAGTGCTCGCCCGGGTCCTGGACCTGGTGGCGAAGATCGAGCCGGGCCGCCCCATCAGGCTCCTCGGGCTGCGGGCCGAAATGACGATGCCGGACGACTCCCGGCAGGGGCACACCCCCACCCGCAGCGGCTGGTGA
- a CDS encoding tyrosine-protein phosphatase yields the protein MRKPGGSMDWHGAVNAWHVAGGVYRMGRREWLTEAGWQQAYDDGIRTVIDLRNAAEARRRSTDPVVGGAAWSGMTVVSAPTEEPNHPQFTAVAGPYLNDPAHYAENARLFPGKLVGVFKELAAASARGGAVLHCAAGRDRSGMVAAMVQDLAGDSRQDIADGYRRAARGINERYRTHGPPHARERYLPEDELGPLLQSRGEAVAHFVRTLDTRAFLLANGLSVPELDAVLSLCGAARVKEPQ from the coding sequence ATGAGGAAACCGGGCGGATCCATGGACTGGCATGGTGCTGTCAACGCGTGGCATGTGGCCGGCGGGGTGTACCGGATGGGGCGGCGGGAATGGCTCACGGAAGCGGGCTGGCAGCAGGCGTACGACGACGGCATCCGCACCGTGATCGATCTCCGCAACGCTGCGGAGGCGCGGCGCCGCAGCACGGACCCCGTCGTGGGCGGAGCGGCCTGGTCCGGCATGACCGTCGTTTCGGCGCCCACGGAGGAGCCGAACCATCCGCAGTTCACCGCGGTGGCCGGGCCCTACCTCAACGATCCTGCCCACTACGCGGAGAACGCCCGGCTCTTTCCGGGCAAGCTGGTGGGCGTCTTCAAGGAGCTGGCCGCCGCCTCCGCCCGGGGCGGCGCGGTGCTGCACTGCGCGGCCGGGCGTGACCGCAGCGGCATGGTGGCCGCCATGGTCCAGGACCTCGCGGGGGACTCCCGCCAGGACATTGCCGACGGCTACCGGCGCGCAGCCCGCGGCATCAACGAGCGCTACCGCACCCATGGGCCGCCCCATGCACGGGAACGCTATTTGCCCGAGGATGAACTTGGCCCCCTCCTCCAGTCGCGCGGAGAAGCCGTGGCCCACTTCGTGCGGACCCTGGACACGCGCGCTTTCCTGCTGGCCAACGGATTGAGTGTCCCCGAGCTGGATGCGGTGCTGTCCCTCTGCGGAGCCGCCCGCGTCAAGGAACCACAATGA
- a CDS encoding 3-hydroxyacyl-CoA dehydrogenase family protein: protein MNTPQPAPGLPSGLPVFVGVLGGGRMGAGIAHAFLVKGADVLVVERDDQSAEAARERVESAAAKSIERGMTDANLDEMASRLTVGVDYDAFADRQLVVEAVPEDWDLKVTSLRGIEERLADDAYLASNTSSLSVNGLAGELKRPGNFLGLHFFNPVPASTLIEVVLGERTSPELAAAAKRWVEALGKTAVVVNDAPGFASSRLGVAIALEAMRMVEEGVASAEDIDNAMVLGYKHPTGPLRTTDIVGLDVRLGIAEYLHSTLGERFAPPRILKEKVARGELGRKSGKGFFDWPSQGTAG, encoded by the coding sequence ATGAACACACCGCAACCTGCCCCCGGCCTGCCATCTGGTCTTCCCGTCTTCGTCGGTGTCCTGGGCGGCGGCCGCATGGGCGCCGGCATCGCCCATGCCTTCCTGGTCAAGGGTGCCGACGTGCTGGTGGTGGAGCGCGACGACCAGTCCGCGGAGGCTGCCCGGGAGCGGGTGGAATCTGCCGCTGCCAAGAGCATCGAGCGGGGCATGACGGACGCGAACCTCGATGAGATGGCGTCCCGGCTCACCGTGGGCGTGGACTACGACGCGTTCGCGGACCGGCAGCTGGTGGTGGAAGCCGTTCCCGAGGACTGGGACCTGAAAGTCACCTCACTGCGCGGAATCGAGGAGCGGCTGGCCGATGACGCCTATCTCGCCTCCAACACGTCATCGCTTTCCGTCAACGGACTGGCCGGTGAACTGAAGCGGCCAGGGAACTTCCTGGGCCTCCACTTCTTCAACCCGGTCCCGGCGTCCACCCTCATCGAAGTGGTGCTGGGGGAGCGCACGTCCCCCGAACTTGCCGCCGCCGCGAAAAGGTGGGTCGAGGCACTCGGCAAGACCGCCGTCGTGGTCAATGACGCCCCGGGATTCGCGTCCTCACGGCTGGGCGTGGCCATCGCCCTCGAGGCGATGCGCATGGTGGAGGAGGGCGTTGCCAGCGCCGAGGACATCGACAACGCCATGGTCCTGGGCTACAAGCACCCCACCGGACCGCTGCGGACCACGGACATCGTGGGGCTGGATGTCCGGCTGGGCATCGCCGAGTACCTGCACTCCACGCTCGGTGAGCGCTTCGCCCCGCCCCGGATCCTCAAGGAGAAGGTGGCCCGGGGGGAGCTGGGACGGAAGTCCGGCAAGGGTTTCTTTGACTGGCCCAGCCAGGGGACCGCGGGTTAG